A single Botrytis cinerea B05.10 chromosome 1, complete sequence DNA region contains:
- the Bctfb2 gene encoding Bctfb2, whose product MSVSTLASFEYLERLPGTTFRRLYQQPSTSLAIFRRMLPHLAKTFVMALLYMPKPLPLIALDQWVQSKSKKQKDQALSLLSRLHIVDITALSREDPQTVALTKNFGASLRLALTGGGNHQSFGVPSSDHIAPHVDIDFLDTHARMQWEGILHYMVNTVTSGSGKDGNGPANSVKALLDAGKLVTRGRGIGITQAGFSFLLQEANAQVWTLLLLWIENAESMGMDSVDVLSFLFMLGSLELGRAYSTKTLTEAQKGMLANLIDLGLIYLPPSAPTQFFPTRLATTLTSDASALRTVAAGFDAASKSAASQKGFIIIETNYRLYAYTNSPLQIAVLSLFTKLNTRYPNMVSGRVSRDSIRTAIAHGITSDQIITYLSTHAHPQLVKASSASHGGPVLPPTVVDQIRLWQLENERMKAVPGFLMKDFETQKEYEGCAKYAEEVGVLVWKSDAKRMFFVTRVEQLRDYFKAKKIR is encoded by the exons ATGTCTGTCTCAACTCTTGCTTCATTCGAGTACCTGGAGAGATTACCAGGTACAACTTTCAGGCGGTTGTATCAGCAACCTTCTACCTCTTTGGCCATTTTCAGGCGCATGCTGCCTCATCTTGCCAAAACCTTCGTGATGGCACTTCTCTATATGCCCAAGCCCTTGCCCCTCATAGCTCTGGATCAATGGGTACAATCTAAGAGCAAGAA GCAAAAAGATCAAGCCCTTTCCCTACTATCGCGACTGCACATTGTCGATATTACTGCGCTGAGCCGAGAAGATCCTCAAACTGTAGCTTTGACTAAGAATTTTGGAGCCTCTCTGCGGCTGGCACTTACAGGTGGAGGAAACCATCAATCTTTCGGAGTTCCTTCGTCGGATCATATTGCGCcacatgttgatattgattttttggataCACATGCTCGAATGCAATGGGAAGGGATTCTACATTATATGGTCAACACTGTTACATCCGGGTCAggaaaagatggaaatgggCCTGCAAATTCAGTAAAGGCACTACTTGATGCAGGAAAACTGGTTACAAGAGGTCGAGGTATCGGTATTACTCAAGCTGGATTCTCATTTCTATTGCAAGAAGCCAATGCGCAAGTCTGGACGTTGCTCCTTCTGTGGATTGAAAATGCCGAAAGCATGGGGATGGATTCCGTCGAtgtcctttcttttcttttcatgcTAGGCTCCCTCGAACTCGGACGTGCATACAGTACCAAGACTCTCACAGAGGCTCAAAAAGGGATGCTCGCCAATCTCATCGACTTGGGTCTAATTTACCTTCCCCCTTCAGCCCCTACTCAATTCTTTCCAACACGTCTAGCCACAACTCTCACCTCAGATGCCAGCGCACTCCGCACTGTGGCTGCAGGATTTGATGCCGCCTCGAAATCCGCCGCCAGCCAAAAGGGTTTCATAATAATCGAGACCAACTACCGACTATATGCTTACACAAACTCACCCCTTCAAATCGCTGTTCTTTCACTCTTCACCAAACTCAACACTCGCTATCCCAACATGGTTAGTGGCCGCGTTTCTCGCGATTCCATCCGTACCGCCATAGCTCATGGCATTACATCCGACCAAATAATTACCTACCTATCCACTCATGCGCATCCTCAACTCGTCAAAGCTTCTTCCGCATCCCATGGAGGACCTGTACTACCACCTACAGTCGTTGATCAAATCCGTCTTTGGCAATTAGAAAACGAGAGAATGAAAGCCGTACCGGGATTTTTGATGAAGGATTTCGAGACCCAGAAGGAATACGAAGGATGTGCAAAATATGCTGAAGAGGTAGGAGTGTTGGTCTGGAAGAGCGATGCGAAGAGGATGTTCTTTGTCACGAGGGTGGAGCAGTTAAGAGACTACTTCAAAGCGAAGAAAATAAGATAG